A window of Pseudodesulfovibrio sp. JC047 contains these coding sequences:
- the thiS gene encoding sulfur carrier protein ThiS has product MIVVLNGKEENVTEGMTILALLESKDISPQVVVVERNGDIVPGENFGTTSLNDGDHLEVLRFVGGG; this is encoded by the coding sequence ATGATTGTCGTTCTGAATGGCAAAGAAGAGAATGTGACGGAGGGGATGACGATCCTCGCTCTGCTCGAAAGCAAAGATATTTCGCCGCAAGTTGTCGTGGTAGAGCGGAATGGTGACATCGTGCCCGGTGAAAACTTCGGGACCACTTCACTCAATGACGGAGACCATTTGGAGGTCCTCCGGTTTGTGGGTGGAGGCTAG
- a CDS encoding thiazole synthase — protein MCEDIFEIGGVTLNSRLFTGTGKYGNDAIIPDVCKASGAEVITVALRRVDMESSTGNVMDCIPKTMHLLPNTSGARTAEEAVRIARLARATGCGDWIKIEVISDNKYLLPDGYETAKATEILTKEGFVVFPYINADLYVAQSVVNAGAAAVMPLGAPIGTNRGLKTREMLRILIEEIDIPIVVDAGIGRPSEACEAMEMGADACLVNTAIATASDPVMMARAFGQAVKAGREAYLSGPGATRKLAAASSPLTGFLDGE, from the coding sequence ATGTGTGAAGATATATTTGAAATTGGCGGCGTGACGTTGAACAGCCGGCTGTTCACTGGCACGGGAAAATATGGGAATGACGCGATTATTCCTGATGTGTGCAAGGCGTCCGGGGCAGAGGTTATCACCGTTGCCCTGCGGCGGGTTGACATGGAATCCTCGACAGGAAATGTTATGGATTGCATCCCGAAAACCATGCATCTTCTGCCCAATACTTCAGGTGCCCGTACCGCTGAAGAAGCGGTTCGTATTGCCCGGTTGGCTCGGGCCACGGGCTGTGGAGACTGGATCAAGATCGAGGTCATTTCCGACAACAAGTATCTGTTGCCCGACGGATATGAAACTGCCAAGGCCACGGAAATCCTGACCAAGGAAGGCTTTGTGGTTTTTCCATACATCAATGCTGATCTGTATGTGGCGCAGAGCGTGGTCAACGCCGGTGCTGCTGCAGTGATGCCATTGGGCGCACCCATCGGCACGAACCGAGGTCTCAAGACCCGGGAAATGCTCCGTATTCTGATCGAGGAAATTGATATTCCCATTGTTGTTGATGCTGGTATTGGTCGTCCTTCCGAAGCGTGTGAAGCCATGGAAATGGGCGCGGATGCGTGTCTTGTCAATACGGCGATAGCCACGGCCTCTGACCCTGTCATGATGGCTCGTGCCTTTGGTCAAGCGGTCAAGGCTGGTCGTGAAGCCTATTTGTCCGGTCCCGGTGCCACCAGGAAGCTTGCGGCTGCATCGTCTCCCCTGACGGGCTTTTTGGATGGTGAATAA
- the thiH gene encoding 2-iminoacetate synthase ThiH, which yields MSFYPVMTEYASVPLTEKFAAVTEDDVRRSLNKMTADVDDFINFMSPAAVPLLEEMAQKANRLTEQNFGKAIQLFTPLYLSNFCTNHCVYCGFNCKNKIPREQLTMEELDVEGKAIAATGLKHLLILTGEAPAKAGVDFLEDSLNVLRKYFPSVSIEVFAMDEDEYVRMVAAGADGLTMFQETYNEELYATLHPKGPKKDYRYRLDAPERGCLAGMRVVTIGALLGLGDWHRDAFFTGLHAAYLMHKYPEVDISVSPPRMRPHAGEYEPVSIAEDKDLVQYMLALRLFLPRLGITVSTRESPEFREKILPLGVTKISAGVSTAVGGHTQENEHVGQFEIADSRSVPEVCEMLNRCGYQPVYKDWEPIKLDTKVHA from the coding sequence ATGAGTTTCTATCCTGTGATGACAGAGTATGCCTCTGTTCCCCTGACTGAGAAATTCGCGGCTGTGACCGAGGATGATGTCCGTCGGTCGTTGAACAAGATGACGGCGGATGTGGACGATTTCATTAATTTTATGAGTCCCGCTGCCGTCCCTCTTCTCGAAGAGATGGCGCAAAAGGCGAATCGATTGACCGAACAGAATTTCGGCAAGGCGATTCAGTTGTTCACTCCGTTGTATCTGTCCAATTTCTGCACCAACCACTGTGTGTATTGTGGATTCAACTGCAAGAACAAGATTCCTCGTGAGCAGTTGACCATGGAAGAACTGGATGTCGAAGGCAAGGCCATTGCCGCAACGGGACTGAAACATCTGCTGATCTTAACGGGAGAGGCTCCTGCCAAGGCCGGGGTTGATTTCCTTGAAGATAGTTTGAATGTTTTGAGGAAATATTTTCCGTCCGTTTCCATCGAAGTTTTTGCCATGGATGAGGATGAATACGTCCGTATGGTGGCTGCCGGTGCCGATGGACTGACCATGTTTCAGGAGACGTATAATGAAGAATTGTACGCCACCCTGCATCCCAAGGGACCGAAAAAAGACTATCGCTATCGGTTGGATGCTCCTGAAAGAGGGTGCTTGGCCGGAATGCGTGTCGTGACTATCGGTGCGTTGCTTGGCCTGGGAGATTGGCATCGTGACGCCTTTTTCACCGGACTGCACGCAGCCTATCTCATGCACAAGTATCCCGAGGTAGACATCTCTGTTTCACCGCCGCGTATGCGTCCTCATGCCGGAGAGTACGAGCCTGTCAGCATCGCTGAAGACAAGGACCTCGTGCAGTACATGCTTGCATTGCGTTTGTTCCTTCCCCGGCTCGGAATCACTGTTTCAACGCGTGAATCTCCGGAATTTCGGGAGAAAATTCTGCCTTTGGGTGTCACCAAGATTTCTGCGGGCGTGAGCACGGCTGTCGGCGGTCACACTCAGGAAAATGAACATGTGGGACAGTTTGAAATTGCTGATTCCCGCAGTGTGCCCGAGGTGTGTGAAATGTTGAATCGGTGCGGATACCAACCAGTCTACAAGGATTGGGAACCGATTAAGCTCGATACCAAGGTTCATGCATGA
- the thiF gene encoding sulfur carrier protein ThiS adenylyltransferase ThiF → MNLTEQGIASYLGEDRLRYLQTVSVGIAGAGGLGSNCAMHLVRSGFRRFVLVDFDRIEPSNLNRQAFTLEQVGANKVDALAANMHAVNPDLELDLYIGKVNGADMAELFAPCHVIVEAFDDPTAKKALVETMLPSKKLVVAVSGMGGFGKSDAIITRKVSDSLYLIGDGETECSDETPPMSPRVGIAAAKQADVVLRYFLDRFATEGEK, encoded by the coding sequence ATGAATCTGACTGAGCAGGGCATAGCTTCCTACTTGGGCGAAGACCGTTTGCGATATCTGCAAACGGTCTCCGTAGGGATTGCCGGTGCTGGAGGACTTGGTTCGAATTGCGCCATGCATTTGGTGCGATCCGGGTTCAGGCGGTTCGTTTTGGTTGATTTTGATCGCATCGAACCATCCAACCTGAATCGGCAGGCGTTCACTCTTGAACAGGTTGGCGCGAATAAGGTGGATGCCTTGGCTGCCAACATGCACGCGGTGAATCCTGATCTCGAATTGGATTTGTACATTGGCAAAGTGAATGGCGCTGATATGGCTGAACTTTTTGCTCCATGTCATGTGATTGTCGAGGCTTTTGACGATCCAACCGCTAAAAAAGCCCTTGTGGAAACCATGTTGCCCAGTAAAAAACTTGTGGTGGCTGTTTCGGGCATGGGGGGATTCGGCAAAAGCGACGCCATCATAACGCGCAAGGTCAGCGACTCGTTGTATCTTATCGGGGACGGTGAAACCGAATGTTCGGATGAGACGCCACCGATGTCGCCGCGGGTTGGTATTGCCGCCGCCAAGCAGGCTGATGTCGTGCTCAGATATTTCCTGGATCGTTTTGCAACAGAAGGAGAAAAATGA
- the thiE gene encoding thiamine phosphate synthase, whose translation MGWTISRKTILETDIYCLTGEKFSLGRSNIEVVRDMLDSGIKLVQYREKEKKMGAKYEECQAIRAMTREAGAAFIVNDDIELAILVGADGVHIGQEDLPLEVVRQLVGDDMAIGLSTHTPEQARDAVRRGADYLGVGPIFKTYTKDDVVDPVGFEYLDYVVNHVDIPFVAIGGIKEHNIGEVIRRGASCVALVTEIVGQENINEKVNALRHEIEAAKE comes from the coding sequence ATGGGTTGGACCATTTCGCGAAAGACTATACTCGAAACGGATATTTACTGTTTGACTGGCGAGAAATTCTCGTTGGGACGGTCGAATATCGAGGTTGTGCGGGACATGTTGGACAGTGGTATCAAACTGGTCCAATACCGTGAAAAAGAAAAGAAGATGGGTGCCAAATACGAAGAATGTCAGGCCATTCGGGCAATGACTCGTGAGGCTGGTGCCGCATTTATCGTGAATGACGATATTGAGCTGGCCATATTGGTCGGTGCTGATGGTGTACACATTGGCCAAGAAGATCTTCCTTTGGAAGTGGTTCGACAACTTGTTGGTGACGACATGGCCATTGGCCTGTCCACCCACACCCCGGAGCAGGCTCGTGATGCTGTGCGTCGTGGCGCGGACTATCTCGGTGTCGGCCCGATCTTCAAGACCTATACCAAGGACGACGTGGTTGATCCCGTCGGGTTTGAGTATCTGGACTATGTCGTCAACCATGTGGACATCCCTTTCGTCGCCATCGGCGGCATCAAAGAACATAACATCGGTGAAGTGATACGGCGCGGCGCATCGTGCGTTGCTCTCGTGACCGAAATAGTCGGTCAAGAAAACATCAACGAAAAAGTCAACGCGCTTCGTCATGAAATCGAAGCCGCCAAGGAGTAA
- the thiC gene encoding phosphomethylpyrimidine synthase ThiC, giving the protein MASYTTQMDAARKGIVTPQMETVARKENIRIEDLMERMARGTVIIPANKNHTSLDAEAVGEGMRIKVNVNLGISKDCKEVDPELEKVQAALDLKAEAIMDLSCYGKTQEFRQKLVKMSPAMVGTVPIYDAVGFYDKNLQDITVDEFFDVVKRHVEDGVDFLTIHCGLNKHTAEKVKNAKRLTNIVSRGGSLLFSWMEINNAENPFYEHFDRLLDICEEYDVTLSLGDGCRPGCLRDSTDACQVEELITLGELTKRAWERNVQVMIEGPGHMAMGEIAGNMMMEKRLCHGAPFYVLGPIVTDVAPGYDHITSAIGGAIAGMSGADFLCYVTPGEHLRLPTLEDMKEGIIATRLAAHAADIAKGYPNARDWDDKMSKARADLDWEAMFNLAMDPVRPREFREASKPEHEDSCSMCGKMCAVRNMNRVLEGKDIQLDD; this is encoded by the coding sequence ATGGCATCTTATACCACGCAGATGGACGCTGCCCGAAAAGGCATCGTCACTCCCCAGATGGAAACCGTCGCTCGCAAAGAGAATATCCGTATCGAAGATCTCATGGAGCGCATGGCCCGAGGAACTGTCATTATTCCTGCCAACAAGAATCACACCAGCCTCGATGCCGAAGCCGTTGGCGAAGGAATGCGTATCAAGGTCAACGTCAACCTCGGAATTTCAAAGGATTGCAAAGAAGTAGATCCTGAGCTGGAAAAAGTTCAGGCCGCTTTGGATCTGAAGGCCGAGGCCATCATGGATTTGTCCTGTTACGGCAAGACGCAGGAATTCCGTCAGAAATTGGTCAAGATGTCTCCTGCCATGGTCGGAACCGTCCCCATCTATGATGCGGTTGGTTTTTACGACAAAAATTTGCAGGACATCACGGTGGATGAATTTTTTGATGTGGTGAAACGCCATGTCGAAGATGGTGTTGATTTCTTGACCATCCATTGTGGACTCAACAAGCACACTGCTGAAAAGGTCAAGAATGCGAAGCGGTTGACAAATATCGTTTCACGTGGCGGCTCCCTGTTGTTCTCCTGGATGGAAATCAACAATGCCGAGAATCCTTTTTACGAGCATTTCGATCGGTTGCTCGACATCTGCGAAGAGTATGACGTGACGCTGAGTCTTGGTGACGGCTGCCGTCCCGGGTGTCTGCGTGACTCCACGGATGCCTGTCAGGTCGAGGAGCTTATCACGTTGGGTGAGCTGACCAAACGCGCCTGGGAGCGTAATGTTCAGGTCATGATCGAAGGTCCTGGGCACATGGCCATGGGCGAGATCGCCGGAAACATGATGATGGAAAAACGGTTGTGTCACGGCGCGCCTTTCTATGTGCTCGGTCCCATCGTGACCGATGTCGCGCCCGGTTACGACCACATCACCTCCGCCATTGGTGGTGCTATTGCCGGTATGTCTGGAGCCGATTTCCTGTGTTATGTCACCCCGGGTGAACATTTGCGGTTGCCGACCCTCGAAGACATGAAGGAAGGCATCATCGCAACCCGTCTTGCCGCCCATGCTGCCGACATCGCCAAAGGATATCCCAATGCCCGTGATTGGGATGACAAGATGTCCAAGGCCCGTGCCGATCTCGATTGGGAAGCCATGTTCAATTTGGCCATGGACCCGGTTCGTCCTCGCGAATTCCGCGAAGCCTCCAAGCCCGAACACGAAGATTCCTGTTCCATGTGTGGCAAAATGTGCGCTGTGAGAAATATGAATCGCGTCCTCGAAGGCAAAGATATCCAACTAGATGACTAA